In one window of Candidatus Scalindua sp. DNA:
- a CDS encoding RHS repeat-associated core domain-containing protein produces MSEIPTTSQELDSETGLYYYGARCYDPLLVRFTTADPIVPDPTNPQSLNRYSYVLNNPLKYIDPAGHGFLDLFKDLLSSTTDVISDTVQSVEIFFNIGSVVATGTDGTQNPYYNPGQITTLTKQAVSNYGRTPINASSYGCSSFEGGDDYENNSLQIGSTRTYLYNGQDSLTASKLYIQILIGKAAEQFGIKDVAASTAILTGAPLIPKRFNTPGSTKGTSVASKFLSKISGSIPVGLPTITGFPRILGGNRLRVSLTTAVGRFAGRTVPIVGWGVLAYDVGMTFYMTQVEFNRITKGEE; encoded by the coding sequence TTGTCAGAGATACCGACGACATCCCAGGAGCTTGACAGTGAGACCGGTTTGTACTATTATGGCGCGAGATGCTACGATCCGCTGCTGGTCAGGTTTACGACTGCAGACCCGATAGTCCCCGATCCTACAAACCCCCAGTCGCTCAACAGGTACAGCTACGTACTGAATAATCCACTGAAGTACATCGATCCTGCGGGACATGGCTTTTTAGATTTGTTTAAAGATTTACTTTCAAGCACAACAGATGTTATTTCGGATACTGTTCAGTCTGTTGAAATATTTTTTAATATCGGAAGTGTAGTTGCTACTGGTACAGATGGTACTCAAAATCCGTATTATAACCCAGGCCAAATAACAACACTAACCAAGCAGGCTGTTAGTAATTATGGTAGAACTCCCATTAATGCTAGTTCGTATGGTTGCAGTTCGTTTGAAGGAGGAGATGATTATGAAAACAATTCTTTGCAAATTGGAAGTACCCGAACGTATTTATATAATGGACAAGATAGTCTAACAGCTTCAAAGCTCTACATACAAATTCTAATAGGGAAAGCAGCAGAACAGTTCGGTATTAAAGACGTTGCAGCATCAACTGCGATTCTTACAGGCGCACCTTTAATACCAAAAAGATTTAATACTCCGGGTTCAACTAAAGGAACTTCAGTTGCATCAAAATTTCTTTCAAAGATATCAGGAAGCATACCTGTTGGATTACCAACGATAACAGGTTTTCCTAGAATTCTTGGTGGTAATAGGCTCAGAGTATCGCTGACAACTGCAGTAGGAAGATTTGCAGGAAGAACAGTTCCTATAGTTGGATGGGGTGTTCTTGCATATGATGTGGGCATGACGTTTTACATGACGCAAGTAGAATTTAACCGAATAACTAAAGGTGAAGAATGA
- a CDS encoding PAS domain S-box protein has product MFISIKTRVIVIVIFATLLPVALLRGFMYPLIQSDFKTMAMDNLVVIGHKQTELVTTWMHEKKKDVMLISANPCMVNSINVTIKDSEYQKTVQYLDKVVDESGYREAFVCNNKGVITLATSEERVGKDISKIDFFQQAIRGEAFVSSIIPSEVPLMHESDEDGSDSPAMFVASPLKDENEVIIGVVALRVDEGRLNNLIQNQVYGQTGEIYLVHRDAYMPAESRFIKVLRKIELAGKRSALDLKLISTNPCMIHSINITLKDSEYQKIVRYLDRVVAESAYREVFVCNNKGLVTLGTSGDRVGKDTSEMEYFKQAIQGDVFVSSIIPSDVPIINEFDEKESGLPTMFIASPLKDQNEAIIGVVVLRVDVGRLNNLIQNHVYGQTGETYLVNKDARMLTESRFTKHLKEIGLVEKRSSLELKLIEPKTGELLYCVKQCLAGNAGSDPKGYIDYAGIPVLGVWDWLPEFNLGVITEIDRAEAYGAAYNLKYIVIALMLTVTFPCWFVAYLFGKKLSDPIIRLKEITDEMTAGDLTGKVQIKSNNEIGALATSFNTMVKTLDEKTKETVISEARYRKMFDSLKEGVYQCEPGVDGVFTWVNQACAEIFGYNSPEEMIDTKVNDIYIDLRDSRRLSENLEKHDTCRNFVSFCRKRDGEPMYTERTTNLIRNEEGEPVIIEGMIRDITGRRRLEEELQETVERYRELFNSLKEGVYQCEPGREGSFLWVNQACAEMFGYNSPEEMIGTKVEDIHVNQEERWSLAEKLEKYGVWKNFLSFCIKKNGERFHAERTTHLIRNKDGKPVLIEGIIKFIHDE; this is encoded by the coding sequence ATGTTTATTTCTATAAAGACCCGCGTCATTGTAATAGTAATTTTTGCTACATTACTTCCCGTTGCCTTACTCAGAGGTTTCATGTATCCATTAATACAATCAGATTTCAAAACCATGGCTATGGATAATCTCGTAGTAATCGGTCACAAGCAGACAGAATTGGTGACAACGTGGATGCATGAAAAAAAGAAGGATGTCATGTTGATTTCTGCCAATCCCTGTATGGTTAACAGCATAAATGTCACGATAAAGGATAGTGAGTATCAAAAAACTGTACAGTATCTGGATAAGGTTGTGGATGAGTCCGGTTACCGGGAAGCCTTTGTATGCAATAATAAAGGAGTGATCACACTTGCCACATCTGAAGAACGTGTCGGTAAAGATATATCAAAAATTGATTTTTTCCAGCAGGCAATTCGGGGAGAGGCTTTTGTATCAAGTATCATACCTTCAGAAGTTCCGCTTATGCATGAGTCTGATGAAGATGGATCAGATTCACCCGCCATGTTTGTCGCGTCGCCTCTGAAGGATGAGAACGAGGTCATAATCGGCGTTGTTGCATTAAGGGTTGATGAGGGCAGACTGAATAATTTAATACAAAATCAAGTATATGGACAAACCGGTGAGATCTATCTTGTTCATAGGGACGCATACATGCCTGCTGAATCAAGGTTTATAAAAGTGCTGAGGAAAATAGAGTTGGCAGGGAAAAGGAGCGCCCTGGATTTGAAACTTATCTCAACCAACCCCTGTATGATTCATAGCATAAATATCACGTTAAAGGATAGCGAGTATCAGAAAATTGTCCGTTATCTGGATAGGGTTGTGGCGGAGTCTGCTTACCGGGAAGTCTTTGTATGCAATAATAAGGGGTTAGTCACACTCGGTACATCTGGAGACCGGGTTGGTAAAGATACATCAGAAATGGAGTATTTCAAACAGGCAATTCAGGGAGATGTTTTTGTATCAAGTATCATACCGTCAGATGTACCGATTATCAATGAGTTTGATGAGAAAGAATCGGGATTACCCACCATGTTTATCGCGTCACCTCTGAAGGATCAGAACGAAGCCATAATCGGCGTTGTTGTATTAAGGGTTGATGTGGGCAGACTGAATAATTTAATACAAAATCATGTGTATGGACAAACCGGTGAGACCTATCTTGTTAATAAGGACGCCCGCATGCTTACTGAATCCCGGTTTACAAAACACCTGAAAGAGATAGGGCTGGTAGAAAAAAGGAGCTCTCTGGAATTGAAATTAATTGAACCGAAAACCGGAGAGCTGCTCTATTGTGTCAAGCAATGCCTGGCGGGTAATGCAGGTTCTGACCCAAAAGGATATATTGACTACGCAGGCATACCTGTTCTGGGAGTATGGGACTGGCTGCCTGAATTTAATCTGGGAGTTATTACTGAGATCGATAGAGCTGAAGCGTATGGCGCAGCGTATAATCTTAAATACATTGTCATAGCATTGATGCTGACTGTCACGTTCCCCTGCTGGTTCGTGGCGTATCTCTTCGGGAAAAAACTATCCGACCCCATTATCCGGCTTAAGGAGATAACTGATGAGATGACCGCTGGGGATTTAACCGGAAAGGTACAGATAAAGAGCAATAATGAGATCGGAGCATTGGCAACGTCTTTCAATACCATGGTAAAGACCCTTGATGAGAAGACGAAAGAGACAGTAATATCTGAGGCACGGTACAGAAAAATGTTTGATTCTCTCAAGGAAGGCGTATATCAATGTGAACCGGGAGTTGATGGGGTATTTACCTGGGTAAACCAGGCGTGCGCTGAAATATTTGGTTACAATTCACCGGAAGAGATGATCGACACAAAGGTTAATGATATCTACATTGACCTTCGAGACAGCCGGCGGCTTTCAGAGAATCTGGAAAAACATGATACCTGTAGAAACTTTGTCTCTTTCTGCAGGAAGAGAGACGGCGAACCCATGTATACAGAACGTACTACAAATTTGATCCGGAACGAAGAAGGAGAGCCTGTCATTATTGAAGGCATGATCAGGGATATTACAGGAAGAAGGCGGCTTGAAGAGGAGCTGCAGGAAACGGTGGAACGTTACAGGGAATTATTTAATTCTCTCAAGGAAGGTGTGTATCAATGTGAGCCCGGACGGGAAGGCTCGTTTCTCTGGGTAAATCAGGCATGTGCGGAAATGTTTGGTTACAATTCACCGGAAGAGATGATCGGCACAAAGGTTGAGGATATCCACGTAAACCAGGAAGAGAGATGGAGTCTTGCCGAGAAGCTTGAAAAATACGGGGTCTGGAAAAACTTTCTCTCTTTTTGTATAAAGAAAAACGGTGAACGTTTTCATGCCGAGCGAACTACTCATTTGATCAGGAATAAAGATGGCAAACCTGTCCTTATTGAAGGTATAATCAAGTTCATTCATGATGAATAG
- a CDS encoding ATP-binding protein encodes MIQGVSLFSGIGRKLFCWFLLLSVLPIIAVAILTCQYVQESIKNELLKEQSFIAGGIKNHILTILNSGEYSSQFFASDEFIRTNLEKLNNTPGDIQAVREFNDYMVYKTNLNRGFHETFILNPSGIVVASSNENSIGKNEVNVDYFTYGKEGPYVKDVYRGRNRGEYSMAFSAPILKKSDETLLGVLVIRFNARRLNEITAGINVDTEVDMSTYHRRGMTSEIYIVNKEGFMITESRFESNAILRQVVQSEAALAAHSNGREFIGVYKDYRGVSVIGASLYLKKMDWVIMVETDESEAYSSIYTFKNRLITMVGICIIGVIFVSLFVSRGIITPILMLVKGMKKVAAGDLDFRMETRLKDELGELTESFTHMAGDIKDSREKLLLLKEALEERKEYLVNILRFANDLIFTLDARGIFTSVNPKITDWGYDEEDLIGIPLISIFFDNSLKNDDHLIYNEFVRRFEVEILDKQKNVRNVLLSTSPIKNKEGEVISIVGIARDITELRKLEQKLVQSDRLASIGQLIAGIAHEINNPVGVIYLYSTESMRLFKKITNAFESISSLSISEYAQHLNRLFEILDSEAEVNEGKSFFKKELLYVIDNLIKYHDGLEETYSTISKYRSFLCEYLEGSARESIRCKELINGLLDFSRQKEPKMDLANVNNLIDTILNIVEKQYRKEKIEVIRKLSLDMPDIMMDSRQIEQVVINIANNAVFAMKESTGDLTQRGISRKGILTIGTLFHAGKELVEIFISDTGVGINKYNSGKIFDPFFTARKDGKGTGLGLSISYRIVKMHGGTIEVESEVGKGTTFRILLPTRIRKKS; translated from the coding sequence ATGATACAAGGTGTAAGTCTCTTTAGTGGTATAGGCAGAAAATTATTCTGCTGGTTTCTCCTGTTATCTGTATTACCCATCATTGCTGTTGCCATTCTCACCTGTCAATATGTTCAGGAATCTATCAAGAACGAACTCCTTAAAGAGCAGTCCTTCATTGCCGGAGGAATCAAAAACCACATACTGACAATACTCAATTCCGGTGAATATTCATCTCAGTTTTTTGCATCTGATGAGTTTATCCGAACGAATCTGGAGAAATTAAATAATACTCCCGGCGACATACAAGCGGTCAGGGAATTTAACGACTATATGGTATATAAAACGAATTTGAATCGGGGATTCCATGAAACCTTTATTTTAAACCCCTCAGGCATTGTTGTCGCATCCAGCAATGAAAACAGTATTGGGAAAAATGAAGTTAATGTAGATTATTTTACATATGGTAAAGAGGGGCCTTACGTCAAGGATGTCTACAGAGGCAGAAATAGAGGAGAGTATTCGATGGCATTTTCTGCGCCAATACTGAAAAAGAGTGATGAAACACTCCTGGGTGTACTCGTAATACGTTTCAATGCCAGGAGGTTGAATGAAATTACTGCAGGAATAAATGTGGATACAGAAGTTGATATGAGTACCTATCACAGAAGGGGAATGACCAGTGAGATATATATTGTAAATAAAGAAGGCTTCATGATTACTGAATCCAGGTTTGAAAGTAATGCAATCTTAAGACAGGTCGTACAATCAGAAGCCGCGCTTGCCGCACATTCAAATGGAAGAGAATTTATCGGAGTTTACAAGGATTACCGGGGGGTAAGCGTTATTGGAGCATCACTCTATTTGAAGAAAATGGATTGGGTCATAATGGTGGAAACAGATGAATCAGAGGCATACTCTTCCATTTATACCTTTAAAAACCGGCTAATTACCATGGTTGGCATATGCATTATTGGTGTTATATTTGTTTCATTATTTGTCTCGAGAGGCATTATCACCCCTATTCTCATGCTTGTCAAGGGTATGAAGAAGGTAGCCGCGGGTGACCTGGATTTTCGGATGGAAACCCGTTTGAAAGATGAATTAGGGGAGCTTACGGAATCTTTTACTCATATGGCCGGTGATATCAAGGACTCCCGTGAAAAACTCCTGTTGCTCAAGGAAGCCCTTGAAGAAAGAAAGGAATATCTGGTGAATATTTTAAGGTTTGCCAACGACTTGATATTTACCCTGGATGCACGGGGAATCTTTACATCTGTCAACCCGAAGATTACTGACTGGGGATACGATGAAGAGGATTTAATAGGCATTCCATTGATTTCCATCTTTTTTGATAACAGCCTCAAGAACGACGATCATCTGATATATAACGAATTCGTCCGCAGATTTGAAGTTGAAATCCTGGATAAGCAGAAAAATGTCAGAAATGTGCTGCTCAGCACCTCCCCCATAAAGAATAAAGAGGGTGAGGTGATAAGCATAGTCGGGATTGCCCGTGACATCACCGAATTGAGAAAACTGGAGCAGAAACTTGTGCAGTCTGACAGGCTTGCTTCCATAGGCCAATTGATCGCAGGAATTGCCCATGAAATTAATAACCCTGTAGGGGTGATTTACCTCTACAGCACGGAAAGTATGAGACTTTTCAAAAAGATCACCAATGCCTTTGAGAGCATCAGCTCACTTTCCATTTCTGAATATGCACAACACCTGAACAGGCTTTTCGAAATCCTGGACAGTGAAGCCGAAGTCAATGAGGGGAAGAGTTTTTTCAAAAAAGAGCTGCTATACGTTATTGATAATTTAATAAAATACCATGATGGATTGGAAGAAACATACTCCACTATAAGTAAGTACAGGTCTTTTTTGTGCGAATACCTGGAAGGTTCTGCAAGGGAGTCCATCAGGTGTAAAGAGTTAATCAACGGCCTGCTTGATTTTTCAAGGCAGAAAGAACCAAAAATGGACTTGGCAAATGTGAATAATCTGATAGATACTATACTTAACATTGTAGAAAAACAGTACCGTAAAGAGAAAATAGAGGTTATACGGAAACTCAGTCTGGATATGCCCGACATTATGATGGACAGTCGTCAGATTGAACAGGTGGTTATTAATATTGCCAATAACGCTGTTTTTGCAATGAAAGAGTCTACCGGTGATTTAACGCAGAGAGGAATTTCCAGAAAAGGGATACTGACAATCGGAACACTTTTTCATGCCGGTAAAGAGTTGGTAGAAATATTCATTAGCGATACGGGCGTGGGTATTAATAAATATAATTCGGGCAAAATATTTGATCCTTTTTTTACTGCAAGGAAAGACGGTAAGGGGACAGGGCTTGGTTTGAGTATCAGTTACCGGATTGTAAAAATGCATGGGGGTACTATTGAGGTGGAGAGCGAGGTGGGAAAAGGAACTACGTTCAGGATATTATTGCCCACCCGGATCCGGAAAAAATCATGA
- a CDS encoding DUF4405 domain-containing protein, which produces MMKRSKLNFIFDAIAFAGFVFLTTTGVLIRYILPPGSGRFSSIWGIDRHGWGNIHFWISVVFLAILAMHLLLHWRWVNNILTGRPGEGSGLRSGLGIVGAVSLLALALAPLLSPIDTNPESRSGRNLSSVQHGNVQVWGSMTLQEAEKATGVPAGYIIEKLGLPSDFEDDMCLGDLRKTYGFTIDDVRRIILGYKVSH; this is translated from the coding sequence ATGATGAAACGATCGAAACTGAACTTCATATTTGATGCTATCGCTTTTGCCGGATTTGTTTTCCTGACTACCACCGGCGTATTGATACGCTACATTCTTCCACCGGGCAGCGGACGATTCAGTTCCATCTGGGGTATAGACCGGCATGGTTGGGGTAATATTCATTTCTGGATATCCGTTGTTTTTTTAGCCATACTGGCCATGCATCTGCTGCTTCACTGGCGATGGGTTAATAACATACTTACCGGCAGACCGGGAGAGGGTTCCGGGTTGCGTTCAGGTTTGGGTATTGTAGGAGCAGTCAGCCTCCTGGCGCTAGCTCTCGCTCCTTTGTTGAGCCCGATAGATACAAATCCGGAGAGCCGCAGCGGGCGCAATCTCTCTTCGGTACAGCATGGTAATGTGCAGGTGTGGGGATCAATGACTTTACAGGAGGCGGAAAAGGCTACAGGAGTTCCTGCCGGATACATAATCGAAAAACTGGGGTTACCATCAGATTTCGAAGATGATATGTGCCTGGGAGATCTAAGGAAGACGTACGGATTCACAATTGATGATGTTCGCCGGATCATACTCGGGTATAAGGTGAGCCATTAA
- a CDS encoding DUF1493 family protein — MKKEANVFEEIKKLVHKERWKYKQELTRNTRLLDDLRIDGDDADDFFHAFKEHFKVDLSSLDLRKYFNKVIYGKPGEYQPSSFDPNVPGGRFDSRQDIQDTVYGAKGIPLRFPDDSIYYGR, encoded by the coding sequence ATGAAGAAAGAAGCTAATGTTTTCGAGGAGATAAAAAAACTTGTTCATAAAGAGCGATGGAAATATAAGCAGGAATTAACAAGAAACACTAGATTGCTTGATGACCTTAGAATAGATGGAGATGATGCAGATGATTTTTTTCACGCTTTTAAAGAACATTTTAAAGTTGACTTGTCATCTTTGGATTTAAGAAAGTATTTTAACAAGGTTATCTATGGCAAACCAGGAGAGTATCAACCCTCTTCATTTGATCCAAATGTTCCAGGTGGCAGATTCGACTCACGTCAAGACATTCAAGATACTGTATATGGTGCAAAAGGTATACCATTGCGTTTCCCCGATGATAGCATATATTATGGCAGATAA
- a CDS encoding sigma-54 dependent transcriptional regulator, with translation MNKSETSILVVDDEIGYRRVLKNALTERGFTVKTADSGEKALEELKNQEFSIIIADMKLPGGIDGLELLQKAKENYNTSVLIMTAYGGIETAVEAMKRGAFNYITKPFSLDEIILNVDRMIAQHNIIEENKYLHSELKKAFGLKTIIGTSREIQKVMDMISRVAFSTATVLITGESGTGKELVARAIHFTGNRKHKKFVVINCATLSENLLESELFGHKKGAFTGAIQSKKGLFEEADEGTLFMDEIGDIPTAVQAKILRVLQGGEFIPLGDTLARHVDVRIIAATNQNLLKQVKEKDFREDLYYRLNVISIKMPPLRDRKEDIPLLTKYFIEKYNKREHKQIKGISPEVEEEFYRYHWPGNIRELENAIERAITLTNEPIIPLPVIFPFAKKEGKNDMFWEELFSHPYKEARRKALDNFNIKYVMNVLNKNSGNVTNAAKEIKIERQYLQRILKKYDIKSGQSS, from the coding sequence ATGAATAAGAGTGAAACCAGTATACTGGTTGTAGATGATGAGATTGGATACAGAAGGGTGCTGAAAAACGCATTAACTGAACGCGGATTTACTGTCAAAACTGCTGACTCCGGAGAAAAAGCGCTGGAAGAACTAAAAAATCAGGAATTTTCCATTATCATTGCTGATATGAAGCTCCCCGGAGGTATCGATGGCCTTGAATTACTCCAGAAGGCGAAAGAGAATTATAACACTTCTGTTTTAATAATGACCGCTTACGGTGGTATTGAAACCGCAGTTGAGGCAATGAAGCGGGGTGCATTTAATTACATAACAAAACCGTTCAGCTTAGATGAAATCATCCTCAATGTCGACCGTATGATTGCACAGCACAATATCATTGAGGAAAACAAATACCTTCATTCAGAGCTGAAAAAGGCCTTCGGGTTAAAAACTATCATAGGGACTTCCAGAGAAATTCAGAAGGTAATGGATATGATTTCCCGGGTGGCATTCAGTACCGCCACGGTCCTGATTACCGGAGAGAGCGGAACGGGGAAGGAACTCGTGGCAAGGGCAATCCATTTCACCGGCAATAGAAAGCATAAGAAATTTGTCGTGATCAATTGTGCCACATTATCAGAAAATCTACTGGAAAGTGAATTATTTGGACACAAAAAAGGGGCATTTACCGGTGCCATACAATCGAAAAAAGGGCTTTTTGAGGAGGCGGATGAAGGCACTCTTTTTATGGACGAGATTGGAGATATTCCAACCGCGGTTCAGGCAAAAATTTTGCGCGTACTTCAGGGAGGAGAATTTATTCCGCTGGGAGATACCCTTGCAAGGCATGTTGATGTGCGGATTATTGCCGCAACAAACCAGAATCTCCTCAAACAGGTAAAGGAAAAGGATTTTCGTGAGGATTTATACTACCGTCTAAATGTTATCAGTATAAAAATGCCGCCATTGCGGGACAGGAAAGAGGATATTCCCTTACTTACAAAGTATTTTATTGAAAAGTATAATAAAAGAGAACATAAGCAGATAAAAGGAATTTCTCCTGAAGTGGAAGAGGAATTTTATCGGTACCACTGGCCGGGCAACATTCGTGAACTTGAAAACGCGATTGAGAGGGCAATTACCCTCACAAATGAACCGATAATTCCCTTACCGGTTATTTTTCCCTTTGCAAAAAAAGAGGGTAAAAACGACATGTTCTGGGAAGAATTATTTTCTCACCCCTATAAGGAAGCACGCAGAAAGGCCCTCGATAACTTTAACATTAAATACGTAATGAATGTATTGAACAAAAACAGTGGTAATGTAACAAATGCGGCAAAGGAGATCAAAATAGAACGGCAGTATTTACAGCGCATTCTCAAAAAATATGATATCAAATCAGGACAATCATCATAA
- a CDS encoding 3D domain-containing protein, giving the protein MYKKKLFKNQLFLIPLVFFMAMSCIAGNRSDQISLEVVATAYNSLANQTNKNPAITAWGDKLKPGMKSIAVSRDLIALGLVHKTEVSIEGFPGTYKVLDKMNKKWKKRIDIYMGTDVKAAKKWGKKTVKISWKRTKK; this is encoded by the coding sequence ATGTACAAAAAAAAACTTTTTAAAAATCAACTATTTCTCATACCCCTTGTCTTTTTTATGGCCATGAGCTGCATAGCCGGCAACAGAAGTGACCAGATCTCTCTTGAAGTAGTTGCTACCGCTTATAACTCTCTTGCAAATCAGACGAACAAAAATCCTGCTATTACCGCGTGGGGTGATAAGCTCAAACCCGGTATGAAATCAATTGCAGTATCAAGAGACCTTATTGCTCTCGGGTTAGTTCATAAAACTGAGGTTTCTATAGAAGGATTTCCGGGAACGTACAAAGTTTTAGATAAAATGAATAAGAAGTGGAAAAAGAGGATAGACATTTATATGGGTACCGATGTCAAGGCAGCAAAGAAGTGGGGGAAAAAAACGGTAAAGATCAGCTGGAAACGTACTAAGAAATAG
- the msrB gene encoding peptide-methionine (R)-S-oxide reductase MsrB — MEHPFEKLKGVSEVLSGYTGGRKKNPTYKEVSAGATSHYEAIQITYDPSEISYSELLDVFWRQINPADPGGQFADRGPQYRTAVFYHNERQKLLAEESKAQLDKSGRYDGPIVTEIIEATSFYKAEEYHQDYYKKSPLQYKEYRRGSGRDRFLERVWGEEMVTGQNTNNKKFDKPAKSELLKKLNPLQYKVTQESGTERPFDNEFWDNKKEGIYIDIVSGEPLFSSHDKFTSGTGWPSFTKPLERENIVEIEDRKFFMKRIEVRSRHADSHLGHVFNDGPEPTGLRYCINSASLRFIPKEDLEKEGYGEYKKLFE, encoded by the coding sequence ATGGAGCATCCTTTCGAAAAACTGAAAGGGGTATCAGAGGTTTTGTCCGGCTATACGGGCGGGCGTAAAAAAAATCCGACGTATAAAGAGGTTTCGGCTGGAGCAACCTCTCATTATGAAGCGATCCAGATCACCTATGATCCGTCAGAAATAAGCTATTCCGAATTACTCGATGTATTCTGGAGACAGATAAACCCGGCAGATCCGGGCGGCCAGTTTGCTGATCGGGGCCCCCAATACAGGACTGCGGTCTTTTATCACAATGAAAGACAGAAACTTCTGGCAGAGGAATCGAAAGCACAACTGGATAAATCAGGAAGATATGACGGACCAATCGTTACAGAGATTATTGAGGCAACTTCATTTTATAAAGCTGAAGAGTATCATCAGGATTATTACAAAAAGAGCCCTCTGCAGTATAAGGAGTATAGAAGAGGTTCTGGCCGTGATAGATTCCTGGAAAGGGTTTGGGGTGAAGAGATGGTTACAGGTCAGAATACCAACAATAAAAAATTTGATAAACCGGCGAAGTCAGAACTGTTGAAGAAATTGAATCCGTTACAATATAAAGTAACCCAGGAGAGCGGTACGGAAAGACCATTCGATAATGAATTTTGGGATAATAAAAAGGAGGGGATTTACATTGATATTGTCTCCGGTGAACCTCTTTTCAGCTCACACGACAAGTTTACTTCCGGTACCGGATGGCCAAGTTTTACAAAACCGCTTGAACGTGAAAATATTGTAGAAATTGAAGACAGAAAGTTCTTCATGAAGAGAATAGAAGTAAGAAGCAGGCATGCGGATTCTCACCTCGGCCATGTGTTTAATGATGGCCCTGAACCTACGGGACTCCGCTATTGCATAAACTCTGCTTCTCTCCGTTTTATTCCAAAAGAGGATCTGGAAAAAGAGGGATATGGTGAATATAAAAAGCTTTTTGAATAG